Below is a genomic region from Bradyrhizobium sp. 1(2017).
TCAAGGGTATGGCCGGCAAGGCCGGCGCCAATCGAAATCTCGCCCATGTGAAAGCGCTGGACCTTGGCCGGAAATTTCGGCTTCACCATGCGCGTCATGAAGTAGATGCAGAGGATCGGGCCAATGACGCCGAACGGGTAGGCGATCGAATAGCCGATGGATGGATCCTTGCTCTTGGTGACGTCAAGCGCAGCTTGGAGGGTCGCCGTGCTGGTCATCGACCCCGCGTAAAGGCCAAGCGTATGTCCCATCTTGATACCAAAGGCTTGGCCGAGCCCGAGTGCCACGCCGAGGCCGGCGAGACACGCAATGAGGGCGAGAAAATTATACTTCCGGCCCGAGCCGACAATACCCTCGAAGAACTGCCGGCCGTAGAGGATGCCGATGCCGTAGAGGAACATGATCAGGCCGGTGAGGCCGATCGGACCGATGATCTGGGCTTTCGGCGCGAACGCACCGATGGCGAGGCCAACAAAGAGCACGGCGCCGACGCCGAGGGAGAAGCCGAAGATACTGATCTGGCCCACCAGGTAGCCGACGCCGATCGCCAGAAATGCCGTCAGGATCGGCTGGCTGCCGATGATGTCCCGGGCTAGATTCAACATTTCATTCTCCACTTCAATTTGGAGCAATCAGCGGGCGTTACAGCCCGCATCGCGAAACTGGCCGATGACCCTATTCACCAATTCGCGGGAGGGCGGTGGCGTGTCGTAGTGCTTGTAGTCGAGACCCATTGCCTTCCACTTGAACTCACCCATTTGATGGAAGGGCTGAACCTCGACCCATTCGACGTTTTTCATGGGCGCTACGAATTTGGCGATCCCCTCGACATTCGCCGGATCATCGGTCGAGCCTGGCACGAGCGTGAAGCGGACCCAAACGGGCTTGTTGGTCGATGCGAGGCGCTCGGCGAAGCGCAGTGTCGGCGCGATGTCTCGCCCCGTCACCTTGCGATAGGTGTCGGGGTTGGAGCTCTTGATGTCGAGCAAAATCAGGTCGACGACTTTGAGAAATGAATCGTCAGCTCGATCTCCGAGGAAACCCGATGTCTCGATGGCCGTATGCAGGCCCATCGCCTTGGCCCCGGCGAAGATGCGTTTGGCAAAAGCGAGCTGCACCATCGCCTCGCCACCCGAGATGGTGAGCCCGCCGCCGAGGCTGCGCAGCGAGGGAGCAAAATCAGCAAGGCGCTTCAGGACCTGTTCGGCCGACACATGGGTGCCGTCCTTGAGGTGCCATGTGTCGGGGTTGTGGCAATAGGTGCAGCGCAAGAGGCAGCCAGACATGAACAACACGACACGCAGGCCCGGACCGTCGTATCGCGACGACGTTTCGTAGGAATGGCAGTACCCGAACGCACCTTCCTCGTCCTTGAACTTGTCCTCATCGGGAGCGTCGGGTGAAACACCCGTACGCAGGTCGTGGCGGCTTCCCGATTCGAGTGCCTGCGGGGTCGACATTGTGGAGACCCCGGTTCAGATCTGGCCGTGGAAGGTACGGCTGATGACGTCCCTCTGCTGTTCGGGTGTCAGGCGGACGAAATTGACGGCATAGCCGGACACCCGGATCGTGAGCTGCGGATACTTATCCGGGTTCTTGACGGCGTCCTCCAGCGTGTCCTTGTCGATCACGTTCAGGTTCATGTGGAAGCCGCCGCGCTTGAAATAGACGTCGAACGCCTTGGTGGCTTCGTCGATCAGTTGAGTTTCGGAGAGATGCGCCTTCTGCGGTGCGACCGACACCGTATAGCTGATGCCGTCGAGCGAGTCTTTGTAGGGCAGCTTTGCGACCGACAGGCACGACGCAAGCCAGCCATGGCTGTCGCGGCCATGCATCGGGTTTGCGCCAGGTCCGAACGGCTCACCCTTGCGGCGGCCATCCGGCGTATTACCAGTCGTCTTGCCATAGACGACGTTGGAGGTGATGGTCAGGACGCTCTGCGTATGCGTCGCGTTCCGATAGGTCGGATGCTTGCGGATCTTTTCCATGAACCGCGTTACGAGATCCGATGCGATCTGGTCGACCCGGTCGTCGTTGTTGCCGAATTGCGGCGTCGAAGCGTTGCCCTCGTTCTGGTAATCGACAACCAGTCCATTCGTGTCGCGAGTGACACGGATCTTGCCGTATTTGATCGCGCTGAGACTGTCGGCGACCACCGAGAGTCCGGCGATGCCGAATGCCATGGTGCGCAGTATGTCGCGATCATGGAGCGCCATCTCCAGGCGCTCGTAGAAGTACTTGTCGTGCATGTAGTGGATGCAGTTCATGGCATGCACATAGGTCTTGGCGAGCCACTCCATGGTGGTGTCGAACTTCGCCATGACGTCATCATAGTCAAGGAAGTCGCCGGTTACCGGCAGGGTCCGGGGCGCGACCTGGTCGCCGGAAACTTCATCGCGGCCGCCGTTGATGGCATAGAGCAGAGCCTTTGCGAAATTCACCCGAGCCCCGAAGAACTGCATCTGCTTACCGAGGCGCATGGCCGAAACGCAGCAAGCGATTGCATAATCATCGCCCCAGTACGGGCGCATCAGATCGTCGTTTTCGTATTGCAGGGACGAGGTGTCCTTGCTCACCTTGACACAGAAGCGCTTGAAGGGCGCCGGCATGTGATTTGACCACAGCACAGTGATGTTCGGCTCCGGAGCGGGGCCGAGGTTGTATAGGGTGTGGAGCATGCGGTAGCTGCTCTTCGTCACCAGCGCTCGCCCGTCGAGGTCCATCCCGCCGACGCATTCGGTTGCCCAGTAGGGGTCACCGCTGAACAGTGCATCGTAGTCGGGCGTGCGCAGGAAGCGCACGATGCGCAGCTTTTGCACCAGTTGATCCCAGAGCTCCTGCGCGTCGGCCTCGTCGAGAGCGCCCTCTTTCAGGTCGCGCTCGATGTAGATGTCGAGGAAGCTCGAGATGCGTCCGATGGACATGGCCGCGCCGTTGGCTTCCTTGATCGCGCCAAGGTAGGCGAAGTAGGTCCATTGGAATGCTTCCTGCGCGTTTGTCGCGGGCTGCGTGATGTCATGGCCATAGAGCTTCGCCATCGACGCGAGGTCTTCCAGCGCCCGCATTTGCTCTGCGAGTTCTTCGCGCTGGCGGATCACTTCATCCGTCGGCCACATGTCGTCGATCTGGGCCCGTTCTTGCCGTTTGACCTCGCGCAGGCGGTCGCTGCCGTAAAGTGCGACGCGGCGATAATCGCCGATGATGCGGCCGCGGCCATAGGCGTCGGGAAGGCCGGTGATGATGCCGGACCGCCGGCAGTTCATGATCTCCGGGGTATAGGCGTCGAATACCCCATCATTGTGCGATTTGCGGTATTTGGTGAAGGCTTCGTGCACCTTTGCATCGGGCTCGAACCCCGCGGCTTTGAGGCCCGCTTCCACCATGCGCAGTCCGCCGAACGGAAAGATCGCCCGCTTGAAAGGCTGGTCCGTCTGGAGGCCGACAATGACCTCATTGTCGCGGTCGATGTATCCGGCCTGATGCGCCAGCATTGTTGACGGATGCTGCGCATCGACGGCGAGAACGCCCTTTTTTCTTTCTTCGGCAAAATAAGGCTGCAGCTTCGCCCACACCGCCTTGGTGCGCTGTGTGGGGCCTGCAAGGAAGGTCTCGTCTCCAGTATAGGAAGTGACATTTCTAACGATGAAGTCGCGTACGCTGATGGAGGAAGACCAGTCGCCGGGCTGGAAACCCCTCCAGCTATCCACTTTCGCGTCCTTCCTGAGCGCTGCGCTGCCCTTCATGGCGAATCTCCCTGGCCAAACGATATTGTTGACCTGGCCCTGCATCCGACCTGAAACGATGCATCGGCGCGCCAGGCTGTTGGGTGATGCTAGAGGCACCAAGCCGACGTTCTGCTTGATCTATGTCAAGCTGGAGATGCGTACTGCGGGCATCAGCTAAGGCGAGCACCAGCGAAGACTTGTGAGGCGTCGGCGGTCGCGTGGATCGTCTCGCGCTCGACTCCGAAGGGAAAGCGCTCGTTGACCTAGATCAAATTTGCAGCGCGCGCCCCAATGGATTGGCCGTGAACGGTCGAACGCCGCAGGCGCGACCAGGATCGACCACGTCCTCGAAGGTCTAGGGAACGGAGCTCACCGATGAGTGCTATGCCAGCAGCGAGTGGGACGGGATCGAAGTACGACAGGCTGATTACGGCAGCGAAGAATGCTCCGTCGGTTTCGACCATCGTCGTGCATCCCTGCGACGAGAGCTCGTTGCGCGGGGCGATCGAGTCGGCGGAAGCCGGAATTATCAAAGCGGTCCTCGTTGGCCCCGCAGCCAGGATTCGGGACATCGCTGCCAGGCACAACCTCAACATTGGCGGTTATGAGATCATCGACACGCCTCCCACAGAGGCCGCTGCTGCCGCGAGGAGCGTGGAACTGATCCACGAGGGCAAGGGTGAAGTCCTGATGAAGGGCAGCTTGCACACCGACGAGATCATGCGCGCCGTTACGGCAAAGGTGGGTGGGCTGCGCACGGATCGGCGGATCAGCCACGTCTTCATCATGGATGTGCCGACCTACACTGAGACGCTTTTCGTGACAGATGCCGCCATCAACATCTTCCCGGATATCGATGGCAAGCGCGACATCATTCAGAACGCTGTCGATCTCTACAACGAAGTCGGCTTCGGCACGACGCCGCGAGTGGCAATCCTCTCGGCGGTCGAGACCGTCACCTCGAAAATCCCTTCGACCATCGAGGCTGCAGCGCTTTGCAAGATGGCCGATCGCAAGCAGATCACAGGGGCGGTGCTGGACGGGCCGCTCGCCTTTGATAACGCCATTGACATGGAGGCCGCGCGCATCAAGGACATCAAGTCGGAGGTCGCCGGCCGGGCGCAGATACTGGTCGTGCCCGACCTCGAATCCGGCAATATGCTGGCGAAGAACCTCGCTTATTTCGCCAAGGCTGATGGCGCCGGCGTCGTGCTTGGCGCGCGTGTGCCGGTCGTGCTGACATCACGGGCGGATTCCGCCCGGTCGCGGATGGCGTCCGCAGCGGTAGCCGCCCTTCATGCCGAGGCCCGACGGCGCAAAGCGCCAATTGCTGCAGCGTGACCGTTATGGACACGATCCTCGTCAATGCCGGCTCTTCCAGCGTGAAGTTCCAGATCTTTGCCGTGGACGGCGAGGACGCCTTGCGGCGGCAGGTCAAGGGGCTGATGGACGGAATCGGTAGCCGGCCGCGGTTGCGCGCCAGCGGCCCAACCGGCGATCTGACCGGGCCTATCCGATCGAAGCGGTTGCCGACGTTTCGGCCGCGATGTCGGTCGCAGGTGCTTGGCTACGCGACGAGCTCAACATCAATCCCGTCGCGGTTGGCCATCGCGTCGTGCATGGCGGGCCGGATCATGCGCGCCCGGTGCTGATCGATCACGCCGTGGTGTCGCGGCTTGAGCGATATGTTTCGCTGGCACCACTGCACCAACCTCATAACCTGGCTCCGGTCAGGACATTGCTGAGCAGGTTCCCGACGCTGCCGCAGGTCGCCTGCTTCGATACCGCGTTCCATCGCGACCACGATGCGCTTGCGGACCACTACGCGATCCCGCACCAGCTTCACGCCGAAGGCATCAGGCGCTACGGCTTCCACGGGCTGTCCTATGAATACATTGCGAAGCGTCTGCCGCAGGTAGCGCCTGACATCGCCGATGGACGGGTGATCGTCGCCCATCTCGGCAGCGGTGCGTCAATGTGCGCGATGAAGGGTGGAAAGAGCGTCGAGAGTACGATGGGCTTCACGGCGCTTGACGGGCTTGCGATGGGAACGCGACCAGGCCAGCTCGACCCCGGCGTCGTGCTCTATCTCATCTCGGAAAAGGGCATGTCGGCATCGAACGTACAGAGCTTTCTGTACCGCGACTGTGGCCTGAAGGGCCTGTCCGGCGTCAGCAACGACATGCGCGAACTTGGGACCAGCGGGGACCCGCGCGCAGAGTTCGCGATCGACTACTTCGTCTACCGGATCGGCTTGAACGCCGGGATGCTCGCAGCTGCGCTGGAAGGTCTCGACGCTTTCGTGTTCACGGCTGGGATCGGCGAAAACTCGGCCTCCATCCGCGCCCGCATTGCGGAGAAGTTGGCTTGGCTCGGTATAGCCCTCGATGGGCCCAGAATGACAGGCATGCGAGCAAGATCTCGCGATCTGACAGCCGTATTTCCGTCTACGTAGTTCCCACCGACGAAGAGCTGATGATTGCGCGGCACACGCTTGCATTGCTCATGAGCCGGCGATCGCCCAACCAGAAGCGCAATACGGTATCGTGAATATCCGGAGGATCTGCGTCGCGCTGAAGGGGTATCGAGAATATGGAGCGCCTTCACGTGAGTTGGAGGCCGAAGATAGCCGTAGTACCTCTGAGCGACATGCGCCGATTACGGCGTAAATGCACTGACCGGCTACTGACGCCGCTGCCTTGTACATAGCGGCAACAGAGATAGTCAGTAACAATGGTGACCAGCGAGCAGATCATCAGCTCAAGCAGGACCGTGCACTTCCTGCTTGGCGGCCGCGTGCAGCCTTGCGTCTTGGCCATCGGCCTGCACCGCGGCTGTCTCGATGCTTTCTTCGAAAGGTGGCACGTCGATGGTATCAGCGATGCGCTCTACTGAGCCGGCAATGCTGCGCATCGGCGTGGAAAAATCCGGCAGGTCGATCATGGCAAGCAAGAGGCCGGCGATCCAGAAGATGTGCATGTGGGTAAACAACGAGATCAGGCCGAGGACGGCGACGATCTCGAACTGAAGCTTGTGCGTCCGATGCGCCATCCGCTCCGGCAGGCTGTGCAGCTTCCAGTACAGGGTGCCCACCCACAGGACGGTTGCGACTAGGAAGATACCCATCGCCACCATCAGGGGATCCGACCCGTCCGGGC
It encodes:
- the pflA gene encoding pyruvate formate-lyase-activating protein; protein product: MSTPQALESGSRHDLRTGVSPDAPDEDKFKDEEGAFGYCHSYETSSRYDGPGLRVVLFMSGCLLRCTYCHNPDTWHLKDGTHVSAEQVLKRLADFAPSLRSLGGGLTISGGEAMVQLAFAKRIFAGAKAMGLHTAIETSGFLGDRADDSFLKVVDLILLDIKSSNPDTYRKVTGRDIAPTLRFAERLASTNKPVWVRFTLVPGSTDDPANVEGIAKFVAPMKNVEWVEVQPFHQMGEFKWKAMGLDYKHYDTPPPSRELVNRVIGQFRDAGCNAR
- the pflB gene encoding formate C-acetyltransferase gives rise to the protein MKGSAALRKDAKVDSWRGFQPGDWSSSISVRDFIVRNVTSYTGDETFLAGPTQRTKAVWAKLQPYFAEERKKGVLAVDAQHPSTMLAHQAGYIDRDNEVIVGLQTDQPFKRAIFPFGGLRMVEAGLKAAGFEPDAKVHEAFTKYRKSHNDGVFDAYTPEIMNCRRSGIITGLPDAYGRGRIIGDYRRVALYGSDRLREVKRQERAQIDDMWPTDEVIRQREELAEQMRALEDLASMAKLYGHDITQPATNAQEAFQWTYFAYLGAIKEANGAAMSIGRISSFLDIYIERDLKEGALDEADAQELWDQLVQKLRIVRFLRTPDYDALFSGDPYWATECVGGMDLDGRALVTKSSYRMLHTLYNLGPAPEPNITVLWSNHMPAPFKRFCVKVSKDTSSLQYENDDLMRPYWGDDYAIACCVSAMRLGKQMQFFGARVNFAKALLYAINGGRDEVSGDQVAPRTLPVTGDFLDYDDVMAKFDTTMEWLAKTYVHAMNCIHYMHDKYFYERLEMALHDRDILRTMAFGIAGLSVVADSLSAIKYGKIRVTRDTNGLVVDYQNEGNASTPQFGNNDDRVDQIASDLVTRFMEKIRKHPTYRNATHTQSVLTITSNVVYGKTTGNTPDGRRKGEPFGPGANPMHGRDSHGWLASCLSVAKLPYKDSLDGISYTVSVAPQKAHLSETQLIDEATKAFDVYFKRGGFHMNLNVIDKDTLEDAVKNPDKYPQLTIRVSGYAVNFVRLTPEQQRDVISRTFHGQI
- a CDS encoding phosphate acetyltransferase is translated as MSAMPAASGTGSKYDRLITAAKNAPSVSTIVVHPCDESSLRGAIESAEAGIIKAVLVGPAARIRDIAARHNLNIGGYEIIDTPPTEAAAAARSVELIHEGKGEVLMKGSLHTDEIMRAVTAKVGGLRTDRRISHVFIMDVPTYTETLFVTDAAINIFPDIDGKRDIIQNAVDLYNEVGFGTTPRVAILSAVETVTSKIPSTIEAAALCKMADRKQITGAVLDGPLAFDNAIDMEAARIKDIKSEVAGRAQILVVPDLESGNMLAKNLAYFAKADGAGVVLGARVPVVLTSRADSARSRMASAAVAALHAEARRRKAPIAAA